One genomic segment of Helianthus annuus cultivar XRQ/B chromosome 14, HanXRQr2.0-SUNRISE, whole genome shotgun sequence includes these proteins:
- the LOC110907412 gene encoding wall-associated receptor kinase-like 22, with the protein MNLTSVDGVGDCEYALLVDEDSYIKGRLSVDAHNIFVPITLMWILTSNDTPYCCQRAYLVNLELDMGNGTSMESRGCFLDGRYEGNPYLYNGCEDREECARCPYSCDYMIMYLVHGLIKFSNLTCSQNPEWYESKSSSLGITLGATLSMGILFLVATSYTLYKWIKKARERSQRKRFFKRNSSLLLKQQEEADSSLVGKTVLFTSHELEKAIDNFNENRILGRGGQGTVYKGMLVDGRIVAIKKSKVVDGSRLEQFINEVVILSQVNHRNVVKLFGCCLETNVPLLVSEFITNGTMYDCLHNDTKEFPLSLDMRIRIATEVARALAYLHSATSIPIYHRDIKTTNILLDNKYRAKVSDFGTSRFVSIEQTHLSTLVKGTFGYLDPEYFQSSQFTEKGDVYSFGVALVELLTGEKPIFINRFGEHISLATHFMLAFEEGHVMYIFYMMVLKEGVSNELMLLANLAMRCLNLNRKYRPTMKEVAIELGMIRTSQIPFTNRTNTCSSRTGGSLDANIWQTCS; encoded by the exons ATGAATCTAACTAGTGTGGATGGAGTTGGAGATTGTGAGTATGCCTTATTGGTGGACGAGGATTCATATATTAAAGGAAGGCTTTCTGTTGATGCACACAACATTTTTGTTCCCATTACCTTGATGTGGATCCTTACATCAAATGACACACCATACTGTTGTCAAAGAGCTTACCTTGTGAATCTGGAACTGGATATGGGTAATGGTACTTCAATGGAGTCGCGGGGATGTTTCCTTGATGGACGCTACGAAGGAAACCCTTATTTATATAATGGATGTGAAG ATAGGGAAGAATGTGCAAGGTGCCCTTATTCATGTGACTACATGATCATGTATCTTGTGCATGGCTTAATCAAATTCAGCAACCTCACTTGTAGCCAAAATCCTGAATGGTATGAAAGCAAATCATCATCCTTGGGTATTACTCTAG GTGCAACCCTAAGCATGGGTATACTTTTTCTTGTGGCAACAAGTTATACATTGTATAAATGGATCAAGAAAGCAAGAGAAAGGAGTCAAAGAAAGAGGTTTTTTAAACGAAACAGCAGTTTGCTTTTAAAACAACAAGAAGAAGCAGACTCGTCTTTAGTCGGTAAAACCGTACTTTTCACATCCCATGAACTAGAAAAGGCCATAGACAACTTCAACGAGAATAGAATTCTAGGTCGAGGAGGCCAAGGTACAGTGTATAAAGGGATGCTTGTGGATGGAAGGATTGTAGCAATCAAGAAATCAAAAGTTGTTGATGGAAGTCGGTTAGAACAGTTCATCAATGAGGTGGTCATTCTTTCCCAAGTCAATCACAGGAATGTGGTCAAATTGTTTGGATGTTGTTTGGAGACAAATGTCCCTCTACTCGTTTCTGAATTCATTACAAATGGTACCATGTATGATTGTTTACACAACGATACTAAAGAGTTCCCATTATCTTTGGACATGAGAATACGGATAGCTACAGAGGTTGCAAGAGCACTTGCTTACTTACATTCGGCAACTTCCATTCCAATATATCATAGAGATATCAAAACTACTAATATACTTTTGGATAATAAATACAGGGCCAAAGTTTCTGACTTTGGAACTTCAAGGTTTGTCTCAATAGAGCAAACCCATTTGAGCACCTTGGTCAAAGGTACATTTGGCTACCTCGATCCTGAGTATTTCCAATCCAGCCAGTTCACGGAAAAGGGTGATGTTTATAGTTTTGGAGTTGCTTTGGTGGAACTGTTAACAGGAGAAAAGCCAATTTTCATAAACAGATTTGGTGAACATATAAGTTTGGCTACACACTTTATGTTGGCTTTTGAAGAAGGGCATGttatgtatattttttatatGATGGTGCTTAAAGAGGGTGTGAGCAACGAGCTTATGTTATTAGCTAACCTTGCAATGCGATGCTTGAATTTGAATAGAAAATATAGGCCAACAATGAAAGAAGTGGCTATCGAGTTAGGTATGATACGAACGTCACAGATTCCCTTTACGAATCGAACCAACACGTGTTCGTCGCGGACGGGAGGAAGTCTTGATGCTAACATATGGCAAACATGTTCTTGA